DNA from Methanobrevibacter sp.:
TTGTTTTCCGCAAATAGAAAAAGCTTGACAAGGAAAACCTGCACATAAAATATCGAAATCTGGTATTTTAGATGGGTCTAATTTTGTAATATCACAGCATGGATTATCCTTAAAATTTTTTTTATACATTTCAATAGCATGAGGATCATTCTCACAACTAAAAACACATTCAAAATTTTCATTTTCTAGCCCTAATCTAAAACCGCCTATTCCGGCAAAAAGGTCTATAATGTAATTTTATTTTTCAAAGTATCAGCCCTAAAAATTTACTATTTTATAATTTTATAATAAATTATGTAGTTTTTTACTTTTAAATGTTTAGAGAGTGTTAGAAAAGTAATTTTTTATATATTTAAAATGTTGAGTCCATATGCTGCAAATTAAAAACTATTTTTTATAATTTAGAATCAAGTATATTAAATAGACATTACATAAAACTGTTAGAAAACATGCCATTTATTAATTTATTTAATTATAAATTTAATTAAAATATATCAAAACTTAGTTGCATTTTTTAAAATTATTAATAAGATAATAGATATGTTTATAGCGAATTTTTAATAAATTTAATATTAACTTTAATCGATTAATAAAAGGGATTTGAATGGATTCAAAAATAGATTTTAAAACAGACTGTGAAAAAAGATATAAAACCAAAACTAGCGCATGTATTCCTAAAAATCTAGATTTGCCTTTTTTTGCTTATGGTTTTTTCAAGCCTCATCAAATAGCTCATTCTAAAATTCAAAGGTATTGTCATAAGGATATTAAGGAAGCATATGTAGAAGGCCACATAAAACATGTGAATGGAATGCCGGTTTTAGATTTGAATAGAATAGGCAATTCTAGTGTTTTAGGTTACATATTGAAATTTAAAAATAGGGATAAGAAAAGAGCGTATAAAGCAATAGGTTACAGCAAACATATGAATATCTACAAATGGAAAGTAATAAGAATCAACGGAAAACCTGTAAACACTTTAGTTAGCTCTACACCAAAAAAGTTAGATGAATTCTATTCCGTAATCCAAAATTTGGAATACGTTGTCCATAAAGAAGATCTGAGAAATAACATATATAATTATGATTGGAGATTAGACCCACTTTATATCGAAACCATCACATACATTCATGATTTAATAAAAGATATGGAATATGATGAGTATAGAAAATTAATTAAAACTCAAATGCTCTATACATCATTATGGACTGTGTTGGATAGGTTTTTGACTTTTAAATATGGGAATACTAAAAAAGGAAATGTAATAGCTTTATCCAAAGAAAAATATTTCAAAGATATTTTAGATGATGTTATAGGTAGAAAATTTAATGACACTAAAGTATTTTCAGCAGAAGATCTGAATTCACATAAATTAGATATAGATGACCCTAAAGAAGCAGCTTTGTATTATTATACTTTAAGGAATAATGTGGTTCATAGCGGTAAGATGTTCTCTTCAGAGAATGCGATGTTATTTGAAGCATTGAAAGAATTATTAGATATTTTTGAAAGAGTTTTAAACGAAGTTAGAAATGAATAATAATTAATTACTATTTCGAAGCCTATCCCTATTTTCTTTACAGGCACATTCAATAGTATTAGCTAATTTCATTTTATTTTCTGTTGATTTACTTCTATAAGAATCCATTAAAAATTTAGTGTCTACTAAAATTCCTTGAATGTATTCGTAATTCTTTTCATTTTTTTTCCACTCTGACACAGCTGCACCGATATTAAAAAATGGTTTATCTGATGGAAACTTTTCTTCATTTTCATTATTAAAAGGAATTAAGAATGCATTGTATATATTATTTGGGTTAATTTTTTTATTTATTTCTATATTCTCAGCATATGTAATCTGTTTGTTTATATCAGCATTCTGTGGCAAATCTTTTTTATTATTTGAATCACCATATTGATAATATTTAGCATCAAGAACGAAGTAACAATAATTATCTTCACTATCATTTGCACACATAATAGAATCTGGTTGAAGAGGGTGTGATGGTTGACTTCTTTCCCCATCAGATAATATCCAACATGCCTTAGGATAATACTCTATTTTTTCCTCGGTTCCAAAAGCTTTATCAATCAATCCTTCCCAAACATTTTCAAATGAGTTAGTTCCAAAATGGAACTTATTTCCATGTTCATCTTCATCTATCGACTCAATAATATCTATCATTGATTGAAATAATCTTTTTTTATTATCATTATTAGTATTAGCTAATTTGGTTCTAAGAATTGACAAAAATCTTTTATCATCAAATGGCCCTCCTGCTTTTGGAGGCATGAATGAAGTAAAAATCCATCCCACCCTTTCAAAACTTATACGGACACAATGCTGATGAATTCTTGTAATTTCATTATTTTCATTTGGAGTAGATTGTTTTACTGTGAACAATGTATAAATTGGAGAATAGGTACAATTATTTCTATTTAATGACAATAAAGGCTTTTGTTGTTTTATAGTTCTTGACCAATCAATTTTTCCTTTTTCCCTAGTTTTGTAAACTGGTTCTACTTCAGTATAATAACCATTTTCCAAATAATAACGAATTATTTCAAGGTAAGCATTTATAGGGAATTCTACATCATGGCTTTCTTCATACTTTTTTTCCGTAATGGAACCTTCCTTTTTGTCTTTAAATTCATTTAAAATATCAAATAATTTAAGTATGTCCCTACGAATTTCTTCATCTGTTTCGGAAAGCCTATAACCTATTGGAAAATAAACCAGTGCATCTCCACCATTCGCCTTGAGCCCAACAAAACGATTTTCACTATCATGTTTAACAACATTAATTCTATCTCTCAAAGTATTATTGCTGGTCATGTTCTTGTTCCTGGTTTGATTTTTCTGCTAGACCAATATATGAACGAGCTTCATTGGTAAAAATAGAAAATCTATCTTCATTTTTAGGTGCACTGAATTTTTCAACAAAATATTCTAAAGTAAATAATTCAACTTCTTCTTTATCAAATATTTTATCTCTATCAAATTTAAAAGCATCATCCCATAAATATTTTAAAACTTTTTCAGCAAATTTGTTATTTTGTAATTGAGCATCCTCTTTTTGTGTTTCAGTAGCATTTTCATCATTAACTGCATTATCAAATAACAAATCATCTTTCCTAACAAAGTATGCTCCTAATCTTTTATCTTCAGATGATAAAGTAGTAGAATTTATTTCTATAATAAATTTATTAATTCCCTTACAAAATTCATTCCACTTTTTATTTGTGTTCAGTATTTGTATTGCGAATTCTTTATCATCTAAATCATTTTCAATTAAACGCATCTTCCAACGTCTTTGGAAAGCTGTATCTAAAGTAAATACATTCTGGTCTGATGTATTCATAGTTGCAATAATATTTAAATTAGAGGGAATCCTAACTTTATGATTTTTATTATCGTATACTTTATATGCTATATTTGAATTAGTTATTGCATATTCACTGGTGCCCTTTTTAAACCCATCTTTATAAGATTCCATTCTATCCAATAATTGAAAAACATCACCAAAAATAGCTGGTGCATTACCCCTATTTAATTCTTCAATTATTAAATAAAAACTTTCATTAGGATTTTTAAATGCTTTTTCCAAAATAGATGTGAATGGACCAGGTACAAAGTCATATGTAACATTACCATCAGAAACGATAGGAAGAATTTGCCCTATAAAATCACCATATGTATAATCAGGATGGAAGATTACTCTTTCCATTCTGGAATCATCATCACAGTAATCTTGTTCAATAGCATAACTTTTTCCAGAACCTGGAACTCCATAAAGTAAAATATTTTCTCCATTCGGTTCCCTTTGGGCTAAATCTAACGGATGAAAATGGTCATATACTTCTAAAACCCTATCAAAGATTTTGTATTCTTTAGCAAAATTATACATTGCCATCATTTCAAAAATATCATTATTTAAATCTTCTTCACTTATTTCGTTGCTAGATAATTCTTCAGCAGTATACTCTTTAGCAAAAATAGTTCCAGCTTCATATTCTTCACTGTGATTATATTCCCCATTGAAATCTACAACATCATCAAAATTATCTAAATTAAAATTTAAATCATTTCGTGATTGATAATAATATAAAAAAATAGTTTTAAAAACATTGGTCAAATATTCTAATGTATTAATATCATTTGGAGAAAGTTTACTTGAAGAAGTAAAATTGCCTGTTCCTATAGCTAAAGAGAAAAAAACTCCAGTTTTATCAGGTTTAAATAAGAAAACAGGATAAAATCCTTTCGATGCGTTTGTAGTTATTTCAACATCAAAAATTGGTATATAACAAATATCCGTCCAGTTTTTACCATGCCCATACTTCCCTGTAGTATTATAGCCATCTCCTATAATATTTTTTATTATTCCGGGAATTTTTTTAGTAATGGTTTTACCCCACTCTTTAGACTCCAAATATTTTTCATTAGTATAAGCATATCTCTCATCTCCAGTAGCTTTATATCGTGCATCTTCTATTTTTTTACCATTGTACTTTGTTCTAACAAGATCTATTAATTTAACTAAATTTTCTTCAGACTCCATTACTATTCCCCTTTAAAAAAATATTATTTGACAAATATAAAACAGTTAATATATAGTTTACTATTTGAAAATATTTATAATTTTTTAAAGAGATAAGAAATAAAATAATTATTAAAATTATTTTTTTAAATCTTCTTTTAATAACTCAAACATTTCTTCTTTAACTTTTTTATTAGATTTTAGAACAAATTTTGCATTTGAAATCTTCCTTATTCGTCCTCTCTTAGTATAAACAAAATTATCTTTTTCTATCGCATTACACATTTCACATTGTGGAATAATATTTACTATGGTTAATGGTTTATTGGGATCAATATGGCCTTTTTGTAATTTTGTTATATTACCATAACGATAATTTTTTTCTCCTTCTTTTGAACCACATGTAGCACACCTATAATCATAATCCTCTTTTAAATTTTCCCAATCATCTTCAGTTAATTCAATTTCCCTCCTTAAACTATCAAAATTAGGATAAGGCTCTTCAACACTTATTAAGCAATACTCTCCAGAATTAACATTATAATGAGAGCATTCTGGGTCCCCCCGTTTTCCACTAATAATGTACCATCCTGATTGCTTGCCTAACATTCTTCCTGCTTGGACATCACCCGATGTGCCATCTGTTGGATATTGTAAAACAAAGTCTGTTAAGTCTTCTTTTTTGACAGGTTGTTTAAAATTAATATACAAATATATTAATGCTAAAGATGAACGAATATATTTTTCACCTCTTTTAAACCCAGGAATTTTTACTCCATACTCTTTTAAATATAATTCATGGTTATTAGCTAACTCATCATAATATTTTTTTAACTCATTTTCTTCAAGATACATAATTTTATTTAAGTAAAAAACAATTTTTATATATAGTTACATATTTATGTAACCAAATGAGGAATTTTATGATGAATAAAGAGTTAAATTATATTTTAAAAAGTGAAATTAGGTTCCATATAATATTACAATTAAAAAATGGAATTAAAACTCCAAAAGAATTATCATCAAAAAAATTCTATTTAAGTCATATTTCTACAAATCTGAAAGAATTAGAAAATAAAAATTATGTAATATGTGTTAACCCAGAAGATAGGAAAAATAAGAAGTATTCGTTGACTAAAAAAAGTGAAGAAATATTAAACTATTTACATAAAATAACAAAATAATTATTCGAATTTTGACAAAGATTTTTTCATTTCAAAAGCAATGGCTTTTGCTAGTAAGGGTGGTACAGCATTCCCTACTTGTTTATATTGTTGACTACTTGAACCCATGAATTCAACATAATCTGGAAAAGATTGCAATCTACAAGCTTCTCTGACTGTGATGACCCTATTAGATGTAGGGTGTAAAAATCTTCCTGGGGCACTAGCACAACCACAATTACCTGTAATGGTATCTGCAGGTTTATTTTCATCTAATTTTCCATAAATATTTGAATAACCTCTTTTGAGTTTTAAATCATCCGGCAAATTTCCATGATTTCCGCCCTGAGGAATATTTTTTATCCTTTCAATAACTACTTTTGAATGATTTGGTGCTTTATGATTAAACAATTTTTTACTGTTTTTTCTACAAAATTTTTGATAATCATTTTCAGGCTCTTTATCGTATTTTTCTGCAGATTCGTTACATTCAATAGTAGGTAAATCAGAAACGGCATCTTTTACTGTTAAATATGAATTAGAGTTTTCAAAAAAACTAAACAAAGATTTTTTATCATGATGTGTAGATTTAGGGAATTTAAAAATAAAATTGTAATTTTTTTTAATTCCTGCGAAGAAAATTCTTTTTCTAAATTGGGGAACTCCATAATCTGCAGCCAACAAGACTTTAGATTTTACATTATAGCCAATTTCATCAAAAATATCAATTAATTCATCTTTAATTAATTCTCCTTGACCGTTTTTCATAGAAGCAAGGCCAGAAACATTTTCCATTAAGAACATTTTTGGTTTAATTTCATTAACAATATCTGCATAAATTCTAACTAAATTATTTCTTGGATCATCAATCATCCTATTTCCAACTGTGCTGAACCCTTGACAAGGTGGACCCCCAATAACAACATCAATATCTTTAGAGTCTATGTTATTATTTTTTAAAAAAGAAAGAATATCGATATTATTTAAATCTACATTAAAGCCTTTAGTATTTGGATGAGAATTTTTATATGTATCTAAAAAATTTGGTTCTATATCAAAACCTGCTAATATATTAAAACCAGCCAATTCAAAACCTAGACTTAAACCTCCTGCTCCACAAAATAAATCAATGATATTATACATGAAAATCTCCTTAGCCTTTAAAATAAAAAAATATAAAAATAATATTTTTTAGGAACTATTTTATTATAAAATTTTTTTAAAAAATAAAAATTATCGATTTAACAAATTTTTATAATTTTATATTAAACTTAAATACTTATAAATCTTAAGAGAGCAGTTGAAAACAAATATTTAAAAATAGTTAACCATACTTTAAAATTCATAAAAATACTTAAACTATCTATTACAAATAGTAAACATCTTATTTAAATAAAAAACATTTAAATACCACCTTAAACACAAAACAAACCATAAAAATCATTTTAAAGTGATAAAAATGTGTGAAGAAAAGTTAAAAAAAGTAATAGATATGGAAACCGAAAAAATAAGAGACAAGTATGATCAATGCCAAAATCTAGTGAGATTATATCAAATATGGGAAGTAAAGAAGATGACTGGAATTGACATTGAGACAATCAAGTTAATGAGGTCCAAACTAAAAAAAAGAAAATAAGATATGTGAACTCCAAACAGACATAAGGGATTTGGACTATGAAATAAGCTATAATATGGGATTTGAAATGGGGGTGATGGAAAGCAAATACTCTGCAGCATACCAACTGCTTAAAAACGACTGGAAAATTGAAGATATAGCCAGAATAACAGAACTTGACCAAGATCAAATCAAACAATTAATTGATTAGACATGCAAATCATCTTTAGGCAAACATCATTTATCAAGATGATTTCTATGGTAGACCAGTTCGAAAGGCGACCTATCCTCCCATGGATTCTTAGGGGCTAAAATTAAATGAAGTTTTTAGCTCCTGAATCTAACAATTAAAATTTATGCACAAGGAATTTATTGTTTACAAATAATTTTCTCAACTAATTTTACTTATTTTTAACCATATCATTATAATTTTACAGCTTTACTGAAAATTGGCTTTAAAATTATATAGTACCCTACAGAAAGTATTTTAAAAAAAAATAAAACCTTGAATGAAAGTAAAAATTAAAAATTATCTTATACAGCCATTAAGATAATCCTCAATTTCTTCATCACTCATTTCTTGATGTTCTCCTTCAAGCCTTCACACAAGGTGTCAAAGTAGTCCCGTGACAGCCCATAATAATCCCAAATTGTGCTGTTTGTAAGTATTTTAAGCTCAAAGCCGTCCATTTCACCAAGGCCAATTATCTCATTATACCAGTTTGGATTGTCTTCAGGGGTTCGACCAGAATTTTCCCGTCTACAGACGTGTTCAAACTGAACTTCATTAAAAAAATCTTGATAATTAATTAAATTTATAACTTATGAATTTTAGATTTAATATCAACTACTAACAAGGGGGTTTTTACTATAGAAATTGATTATAAAGAATATCAAAGATTTGCTAATATTTTAACTGATGATATAATGTTAAAATTAATAGGCAAACATGACAATTTTTTAAGATATAAGGAAACTCATACTCCTTCTAGAACTATTTTTGTTGGGAATTTAGAAGAAGCTAGCAGTATTGATGTGAATGACTCCAAATCAGGATCTTCAAACTCATTATCTGTAAGATTTCTATTAAATGATTTAAATGATAAAATTGACTTAAATTTATCATTATCTGTTTTTTATAGAGTATATCCTACTTTTGAAGAGCAAGAAAAATACATCAAAATAAATTATGAAGATACTGATAATGTTAATCAGTTTAAGATGGGTAATATTTGGAAAAGAAAAGATATTCCACTGAATCTTATAAGCTTTGATAAGGATGAAATTTTTACAGTTGAATTGAAGGATTATATTCAAGATATTTTAGAATCAGATGAATTATATTTAAATTCTGAAGACATACCTGCAGATATTGCTAAAGATGAAGATAAATATAATTCATTTATAAAAGAATTACCTAAAAAAGATAACTCTTTTCTTAATTGGACTGTGGAAATCTCATTAAAAACTCAAAAATTCACTCAAGATAAAAAGGAGCTAGTATTATGTACTATTTCATTAGTAAATAAGTCTGAAAGTCCGGATATTAATTTTAAACTTTACGAAAGTAATATTTTTGCTCCAAGTTTAGATATTAACCTTAATAACAATACTCCAGTTCCTTTTAAATATAAGTATACTCATGAAGGATATGCAAAAATATATGAAGAATATTTAAGATGTGTAAACTGCCAAGGAAAATTAAAAAATAACCATATAACAACAAGTGCTTACTCTTCATATGACCAACCAAAAGTTACCCCAAAAAACCAGATAGAAGGGGCAGATATTAGATTTGAAACATTATCTACTGAAGAAGGATTAAATGAATTAACTAAAATTTATGAATTAATGAATGAACACCTCAATGATTGTGAAACTAAAGAACCCGATGAAGAATATTCTGAACAGATTTCTAATTTTAGGAAGATGCAAGATAGTTTTTACAAAGGGATAAATCTATTAAAAAATAATCCAAAGTCTTTAAAAGCATTTTTATTAATGAATAAAGCATTTAAATTAAATTCTGAAGAAAAAGGATATGATTCCTGGAGATTATTCCAGATAGTTTTCATTGTTTCAGAATTAGTTGATGTGGTTGAAAAATCGTTTTCTAAAGATACCTGTTCATTATTGCATGTTATGACTGGTGGAGGTAAATCCGAAGCATACTTTGGATTAGTCATATTCTCAGCATTTTATGATAGGATTACCGGAAAAACATTTGGCGTGACAGCATTTACTAAATTCCCATTAAGAATGTTATCCATTCAACAGTTACAGAGAATTGCCAATATATTTATTTGGGCAGAAGAAATAAGAAAAAATGAAAATTTAGGAGGCGAACCATTTTCCATAGCCTATTATGTCGGTTCTACTGATGATGAATTCCCTGATTATAACTATAAAGTCCTTAAAATTATTGAAAAAAATGCAAATGATGGTTTAGATACACCAGGAAAAATTATTGATACTTGTCCAATTTGTAAAGATCATCCTCCCGTATTTTTAGAAATGGACCCTGATAATAAAACAATTATCCATAAATGTAGTGAATGTGGACGAGAGTATCGCTTGTATTTTAGTGATGATGAGATATATCGTATGATTCCCACATTTATTGTTTCTACTGTTGATAAACTTGCATCTGTGGCCCAAAATAGAAGATTTAAAAATTTATTCGGAGGCAAGTTGGATATTTGTCCAAACGGCCATGGATTTAATTCAAGAAATGACATATGTTTCTACAAAGATAAGAATTCAAACCAATGCAAAGAAAAAGGAAATCCGGTTCAAATTGACTTTAATACAGGACCTAGTTTGATGATACAGGATGAACTTCACCTTATTCGTGAAGGATTTGGTACTATTGATTCTCATTTTGAATCCATGTTTGAAGCTTTAGAACAAGAACTAGGGGGATTTTCATTTAAAAGAGTAGCAATGACCGCTACTGTTGCAGGTGCTAGAAATCAGATAAAACAATTGTATGATAAAGAAACAGTAATTTTCCCACCAAAATTAATAAATTCCAAGGGAGAAGACTTCTTTTTTAACTATGAAAAATATGATGATAAAAAACCAATAATTCAAAGAAGAATACTTGGAATCAAACCAAATCATTCTGTAATTTCACCTTTAACTGCAATATTAAGATATTCTGCACAATTTTTTAAATATTTGGATGAAAATTTAGAAGAATTTGCTGAAAAATATGAATTTGACTTAGAAGATTTAATCGTGATAAAAGAATATTATAAACAGATTTTAACTTATCACAAAAAGAAATCTGCAACACAAATTGTTAGTTATTTTGCAGAGAGCTTTATTAATGGCCGTGAAGATTCTTATAATATTGAAGCCAGACCATTAACAGGAGAAAATAATTTAGAATATATCAAGGAAACAATAGATTTGGTTGAAAACTATTACAAAAATCCAAATAATAGTAACCGGTTGCTCTCCATAAATGCTACAAGCATTGTGTCACATGGAGTGGATGTCGATAAATGGAATTTCATGGTATTCGATGGAATGCCTAATAATACCTCAGAATATATTCAAGCCTTAAGTCGTGCTGGACGTAAAAAATTTGGAGTTATCTTCTTAACATTTGTACCTCACAGAACTAGAGATCTAAGTTTTTACCATAATTTTAATGAATATCATGAAATATTGAATGATAAGGTTGAAAATGTTGCACTTTCAAGATGGACCAAATTGGGATTCGATCAAACATTTACTAGTGTATTCTTAGGGGCAATATTAAATTATATGTCTGATATATGTGAAAAACCGATTTATTTAGTCAAAGATGTTCGAAAACTTTTCATTAATGACTATGAAAATATTAATAATGCTAAAAGAGAGGATATCAATCAGGAATTACTTCAATTATTGACTGATTTCTTGCATAAATCATATATAACTGATTATGAAGTTACAGGTTCTAAATATTTCCGCGAGAGCATTAAAAGAGAAGCTGAGGATAGAATATTAGCTTTAGCAAATTATGGAATTTCCAGGGATAATTCTACATTCTTAAATAAAGCCTTGAAGAATAATGATAATAAGAATTATAATACCCAAATGGGTATGAGAGGCATTCAAGACATAATAATTTTAAAACCTGGAAATGGTGAAAGTACATTTAGGAATAATTGGAGGTGATTTTATGGATGATTACAATATGAAAAAAAAGTTTTCTGCTTACAGTGCACTTTTTAATCTAACTCCATGGTCTACTTTTATGAGAGACGGATTATCAAACAGAGTAGTGGTTTTATTTAATGATGAGAATGAAATAAATTTAAAAATTAACAATGAAAAAAGATTAATAACAAATTTGTATAATTATATTCGGGATATGTATAATAAACGCATAGATAACCATAATCTTACATTAAAAGAACTTCCCCATGTTCCTTATGATGACATGATAGAGATTGTTAAATTACAATTAAAATTCGATGATTCAGAATCTAGTTCTGGAAAATATGTAACTTATCCAAGAACTTTTTATTGTGAAAAATGTGGAGATTATGTTTATTTTAAAAATGATGCTGAATTCGAGAATTTTAATCCAAAAAAATGTCGAAAATGTTCAGACGGCCAATATACTCAATTTCATTTTGTAGGATTCTGTGAAGAATGTGGAAACATTCAACCATGTTCTCAAGGATGTAAAGAACATCATTTAGAAGATATTGAGCTTAAACGTAGAGACAAGGATGATTTGAAAACTTGGCAATTAAAATGCAGAATATGCGGGAAAGAAAGAGATTTCGTTCCAACATGTTATCATAACGACTTCAATGGAGATTCTTTAATCAAAAAAAGCAAACCTTTCAAAACCATGTTTCCTTTAAATATGAATGAAGGCTCCGTATTTAAATCTGTAGTAAAAACAATTGTTGATATTCCTGAGGGTTTTGGTAATTACCGTCCAGGAACTGAACCTAACCCAGATTATATTTTATTTGGCCTTTATTTACAAAAATTTGATGAATTATATAAGAATGTATCCTTCAGAAAAGTAAGTAGAGATTTGAATATTTATTTCAGTTATCTAGATGAAGATGAAGAAGATATTGAAGACGATGGATATACAAAACAGTTTGAAAGAGGGCAGAAAATAAATGAAATAGTTGAAACATTAGAAAGAGAATATTCAATCAAAGAAATATCAGAAATAAATGATTATTTGATTTTAACAAGCTTTTTCGATAAAAGTAAAGATAAAGATTTATTTATTCCTAGCTACAACGAATATTTCAAATCTGAAACAGAATCAGAAGATATGGATTTAAACTCTTTTGAAGATAATGATGATTATGAATCATTTAAAAATGATTATAATATTTCCAATATAATCTATATTCCAGATATTCATTTAATTTCATCATCTATAGGAAAAATAAGAGGAATTAATAAATTTTACGATGATTCATTTGTTCCTCATTTTGAGCCTCATTGGAAAAATATGGCAGAAAATAAGATTAAAATCTATGCATATCCTTTCCAAACAGAAGGTTTGATGATTGATTTGGATAAAATCAAGATTGTTAATTGGTTAATAAGAAATGATAAATTAATTATTGATGATAAAAAGATTACTGAAGAAATCAGCACATATAATGAAGCTAAGGAAATATTATTTAA
Protein-coding regions in this window:
- a CDS encoding LlaJI family restriction endonuclease, with amino-acid sequence MTSNNTLRDRINVVKHDSENRFVGLKANGGDALVYFPIGYRLSETDEEIRRDILKLFDILNEFKDKKEGSITEKKYEESHDVEFPINAYLEIIRYYLENGYYTEVEPVYKTREKGKIDWSRTIKQQKPLLSLNRNNCTYSPIYTLFTVKQSTPNENNEITRIHQHCVRISFERVGWIFTSFMPPKAGGPFDDKRFLSILRTKLANTNNDNKKRLFQSMIDIIESIDEDEHGNKFHFGTNSFENVWEGLIDKAFGTEEKIEYYPKACWILSDGERSQPSHPLQPDSIMCANDSEDNYCYFVLDAKYYQYGDSNNKKDLPQNADINKQITYAENIEINKKINPNNIYNAFLIPFNNENEEKFPSDKPFFNIGAAVSEWKKNEKNYEYIQGILVDTKFLMDSYRSKSTENKMKLANTIECACKENRDRLRNSN
- a CDS encoding DUF3578 domain-containing protein, producing MESEENLVKLIDLVRTKYNGKKIEDARYKATGDERYAYTNEKYLESKEWGKTITKKIPGIIKNIIGDGYNTTGKYGHGKNWTDICYIPIFDVEITTNASKGFYPVFLFKPDKTGVFFSLAIGTGNFTSSSKLSPNDINTLEYLTNVFKTIFLYYYQSRNDLNFNLDNFDDVVDFNGEYNHSEEYEAGTIFAKEYTAEELSSNEISEEDLNNDIFEMMAMYNFAKEYKIFDRVLEVYDHFHPLDLAQREPNGENILLYGVPGSGKSYAIEQDYCDDDSRMERVIFHPDYTYGDFIGQILPIVSDGNVTYDFVPGPFTSILEKAFKNPNESFYLIIEELNRGNAPAIFGDVFQLLDRMESYKDGFKKGTSEYAITNSNIAYKVYDNKNHKVRIPSNLNIIATMNTSDQNVFTLDTAFQRRWKMRLIENDLDDKEFAIQILNTNKKWNEFCKGINKFIIEINSTTLSSEDKRLGAYFVRKDDLLFDNAVNDENATETQKEDAQLQNNKFAEKVLKYLWDDAFKFDRDKIFDKEEVELFTLEYFVEKFSAPKNEDRFSIFTNEARSYIGLAEKSNQEQEHDQQ
- a CDS encoding DNA cytosine methyltransferase; translation: MYNIIDLFCGAGGLSLGFELAGFNILAGFDIEPNFLDTYKNSHPNTKGFNVDLNNIDILSFLKNNNIDSKDIDVVIGGPPCQGFSTVGNRMIDDPRNNLVRIYADIVNEIKPKMFLMENVSGLASMKNGQGELIKDELIDIFDEIGYNVKSKVLLAADYGVPQFRKRIFFAGIKKNYNFIFKFPKSTHHDKKSLFSFFENSNSYLTVKDAVSDLPTIECNESAEKYDKEPENDYQKFCRKNSKKLFNHKAPNHSKVVIERIKNIPQGGNHGNLPDDLKLKRGYSNIYGKLDENKPADTITGNCGCASAPGRFLHPTSNRVITVREACRLQSFPDYVEFMGSSSQQYKQVGNAVPPLLAKAIAFEMKKSLSKFE
- a CDS encoding helicase-related protein; amino-acid sequence: MLKLIGKHDNFLRYKETHTPSRTIFVGNLEEASSIDVNDSKSGSSNSLSVRFLLNDLNDKIDLNLSLSVFYRVYPTFEEQEKYIKINYEDTDNVNQFKMGNIWKRKDIPLNLISFDKDEIFTVELKDYIQDILESDELYLNSEDIPADIAKDEDKYNSFIKELPKKDNSFLNWTVEISLKTQKFTQDKKELVLCTISLVNKSESPDINFKLYESNIFAPSLDINLNNNTPVPFKYKYTHEGYAKIYEEYLRCVNCQGKLKNNHITTSAYSSYDQPKVTPKNQIEGADIRFETLSTEEGLNELTKIYELMNEHLNDCETKEPDEEYSEQISNFRKMQDSFYKGINLLKNNPKSLKAFLLMNKAFKLNSEEKGYDSWRLFQIVFIVSELVDVVEKSFSKDTCSLLHVMTGGGKSEAYFGLVIFSAFYDRITGKTFGVTAFTKFPLRMLSIQQLQRIANIFIWAEEIRKNENLGGEPFSIAYYVGSTDDEFPDYNYKVLKIIEKNANDGLDTPGKIIDTCPICKDHPPVFLEMDPDNKTIIHKCSECGREYRLYFSDDEIYRMIPTFIVSTVDKLASVAQNRRFKNLFGGKLDICPNGHGFNSRNDICFYKDKNSNQCKEKGNPVQIDFNTGPSLMIQDELHLIREGFGTIDSHFESMFEALEQELGGFSFKRVAMTATVAGARNQIKQLYDKETVIFPPKLINSKGEDFFFNYEKYDDKKPIIQRRILGIKPNHSVISPLTAILRYSAQFFKYLDENLEEFAEKYEFDLEDLIVIKEYYKQILTYHKKKSATQIVSYFAESFINGREDSYNIEARPLTGENNLEYIKETIDLVENYYKNPNNSNRLLSINATSIVSHGVDVDKWNFMVFDGMPNNTSEYIQALSRAGRKKFGVIFLTFVPHRTRDLSFYHNFNEYHEILNDKVENVALSRWTKLGFDQTFTSVFLGAILNYMSDICEKPIYLVKDVRKLFINDYENINNAKREDINQELLQLLTDFLHKSYITDYEVTGSKYFRESIKREAEDRILALANYGISRDNSTFLNKALKNNDNKNYNTQMGMRGIQDIIILKPGNGESTFRNNWR